From the Ferrigenium kumadai genome, one window contains:
- a CDS encoding FIST signal transduction protein: protein MSRTDMMRYLPAVEDAAIDEVLTEWRSRYPQLGICALLSEAEKDRVAVLQSVCARHRVPLAGGIFPALVDNGEFHATGVCLLAFEQMPYTALYENLPTDAASVELAVTGIAAGIRGQIDHTPDVTLFMLFDAMVPNISTFLDSLYLQLANRVHYAGANAGSETFQPMPCLFDGERIVQHGVLVMLLKPHSGAILEHGYRAPDHTVYATSTEGNRIAQIDWRPAFEVYQELVRAQYGVEITAENFYQHGVHFPFGIVRANHHVLVRIPVMLGEDGSLFCVGEVPPNSVLTLLERPSVDTNQTLQTLVDGLRALNGDLSDAELLLFYCAGRRLHLGNETATGELQELQHRLGENQIAGAVSLGEIGGSTTWGYPLFHNATLVASLWHRG, encoded by the coding sequence ATGAGCAGAACGGACATGATGCGTTATCTTCCGGCTGTGGAAGATGCCGCTATCGACGAGGTGCTGACGGAATGGCGTTCGCGTTATCCGCAACTGGGCATATGCGCCTTGCTGAGCGAAGCGGAAAAAGACCGGGTCGCTGTGCTGCAGTCGGTTTGCGCGCGACATCGGGTGCCGCTGGCCGGAGGGATATTCCCCGCGCTGGTCGACAACGGCGAGTTCCATGCCACGGGCGTCTGTCTGCTGGCCTTCGAACAGATGCCCTATACCGCCCTCTACGAAAACCTCCCGACGGATGCCGCAAGTGTGGAACTCGCCGTGACCGGGATTGCTGCGGGCATACGGGGGCAGATCGACCACACGCCGGACGTCACGCTGTTCATGCTGTTCGACGCCATGGTGCCGAACATCAGCACCTTCCTGGACAGCCTGTACCTGCAACTGGCGAACCGGGTCCACTATGCCGGCGCGAATGCCGGCAGCGAGACGTTCCAGCCCATGCCCTGCCTGTTCGACGGCGAGCGCATCGTCCAGCACGGCGTGCTGGTCATGCTGCTCAAGCCGCATAGCGGCGCGATCCTCGAACATGGCTACCGCGCCCCCGACCATACCGTGTATGCCACCTCCACCGAAGGAAACCGCATCGCACAGATCGACTGGCGGCCGGCCTTCGAGGTATACCAGGAACTGGTGCGCGCGCAGTATGGCGTCGAGATTACTGCGGAGAACTTCTATCAGCATGGCGTGCATTTTCCCTTCGGCATCGTGCGGGCCAACCATCACGTGCTGGTGCGCATCCCGGTGATGCTGGGCGAGGACGGTTCGCTGTTCTGCGTCGGCGAAGTGCCGCCGAACTCGGTACTCACCCTGCTGGAGCGCCCGTCGGTGGACACCAACCAAACCTTGCAGACCCTGGTCGACGGCCTGCGTGCGCTGAACGGCGATCTCTCCGATGCGGAACTGCTGCTGTTCTACTGCGCAGGACGGCGCCTGCATCTCGGCAACGAGACCGCGACCGGGGAGTTGCAGGAACTGCAGCATCGCCTGGGGGAAAACCAGATCGCCGGCGCGGTCTCTCTTGGCGAGATCGGCGGCTCGACAACTTGGGGATACCCCCTGTTCCATAACGCCACCCTCGTGGCATCGCTGTGGCATAGGGGCTAG
- a CDS encoding EAL domain-containing protein: protein MYDLAVVIGGETSLKPLLDRTLQRLLYYTSFPAGFICLDIPDCSDEVGEMSVRIDAAVGDYDLLGLVGKEVSLPRALLCGSAVREADHPALLAALPSAHAHYKSYLRLPIDGRGVLILLAQQMPETQLPLEQMLQPVMALLSKAILLCRSSDAYAKSLIEARDHAEAQVHQLAFYDPLTGLSNRRLLMDRLKQAFASSARSARHGALLFLDLDNFKTLNDTKGHDIGDLLLIEVAERLKSCVREGYTVARLGGDEFVVVLESLSALAAEAAAQAELVAEKVRDKLNEPYMLKEHIHYTSPSIGIVMFRGHQDSLDNLLKYADSAMYQAKTEGRNAIRFYDPEMQAAIEARADIEDELRQALDKQQFRLHYQIQVDSLGRPLGAEVLLRWEHPVRGLVSPAQFIPLAEDTGLIVPIGLWVLQTACAQLKAWQQDAMTRDLTLAVNVSAGQFRQPDFVAQVQSVLLESGAKPSLLKLELTESMVLKNVEDTITKMREIKLLGVSFSMDDFGTGYSSLQYLKRLPLDQIKIDQSFVRDVTSDPNDAAIVQTIIAMTQALGLNVIAEGVETAAQRDFLDKHGCHAFQGYLFSKPVPLEQFAASLR, encoded by the coding sequence ATGTATGACCTCGCCGTCGTGATCGGCGGCGAGACCAGCCTCAAGCCCTTGCTCGACCGCACTCTGCAGCGCCTGCTCTACTACACCTCGTTTCCCGCCGGGTTCATCTGCCTGGACATTCCGGATTGCAGCGACGAGGTCGGCGAGATGTCGGTGCGCATCGATGCGGCGGTGGGCGACTACGACCTGCTAGGTCTGGTCGGCAAGGAGGTGAGCCTGCCGCGGGCGCTGCTGTGCGGCAGCGCCGTGCGCGAAGCAGACCACCCGGCCTTGCTGGCGGCGCTGCCAAGCGCTCATGCGCACTATAAGTCGTATCTCAGGCTGCCTATCGACGGCCGCGGGGTGCTCATCCTGCTTGCCCAGCAAATGCCGGAAACCCAGTTGCCGCTGGAGCAGATGCTGCAGCCGGTGATGGCACTCTTGTCCAAGGCCATCCTGTTGTGCCGCAGCAGCGATGCTTATGCGAAGAGCCTGATCGAGGCGCGGGATCATGCCGAGGCCCAGGTGCACCAGCTCGCTTTCTATGATCCGCTCACCGGGTTGTCCAACCGACGCTTGTTGATGGACCGCCTGAAGCAGGCTTTTGCGTCGAGTGCACGCTCCGCCCGGCATGGCGCGCTGCTGTTCCTCGACCTGGACAACTTCAAGACGCTCAACGACACCAAGGGGCACGACATCGGCGACTTATTGCTGATCGAAGTGGCGGAACGCCTGAAGTCGTGCGTGCGCGAAGGGTACACCGTGGCCCGCCTGGGCGGCGACGAGTTCGTGGTGGTATTGGAATCGCTGAGTGCGCTTGCAGCCGAGGCGGCGGCACAGGCGGAACTGGTCGCCGAGAAAGTGCGAGACAAGCTGAACGAGCCCTACATGCTGAAAGAGCATATTCACTACACATCCCCGAGCATCGGTATCGTGATGTTCAGGGGGCATCAGGACAGCCTGGACAATTTGCTCAAATATGCCGACAGCGCCATGTACCAGGCCAAAACGGAAGGGCGCAACGCCATCCGCTTTTACGATCCCGAGATGCAGGCTGCCATCGAAGCGCGCGCCGACATCGAAGATGAGCTGCGCCAGGCTCTCGACAAGCAACAGTTCCGTTTGCACTACCAGATCCAGGTGGACAGCCTGGGCCGCCCGCTGGGCGCGGAAGTCCTGTTGCGCTGGGAACATCCAGTCCGCGGCCTGGTTTCTCCTGCGCAATTCATCCCGCTGGCCGAAGACACCGGCCTGATCGTGCCGATCGGATTGTGGGTGCTGCAAACCGCCTGCGCACAACTCAAGGCATGGCAGCAAGATGCCATGACGCGCGACCTGACGTTGGCGGTGAACGTCAGTGCGGGGCAGTTCCGTCAGCCAGACTTCGTGGCACAGGTACAAAGCGTGCTGCTGGAAAGCGGGGCAAAGCCATCATTGCTCAAGCTCGAATTGACCGAGAGCATGGTGCTGAAGAATGTCGAAGACACCATCACCAAGATGCGCGAGATCAAGCTGCTCGGCGTGAGTTTCTCGATGGACGACTTCGGCACCGGCTATTCATCGCTGCAATACCTCAAGCGTCTGCCGCTGGACCAGATCAAGATCGACCAATCGTTCGTGCGCGACGTCACCAGCGATCCCAACGATGCCGCCATCGTGCAGACCATCATCGCGATGACCCAGGCATTGGGCCTGAACGTGATTGCCGAGGGGGTGGAGACTGCAGCGCAGCGGGACTTTCTGGACAAACACGGCTGCCACGCCTTCCAGGGCTACCTGTTCAGCAAGCCGGTCCCGCTGGAGCAGTTCGCCGCGTCGTTGCGCTAG
- a CDS encoding FGGY-family carbohydrate kinase yields MPLFLGLDFGTSGARACVIREDRSVVWEQRIAYPDADNQTPLDWRTALHGLLGALPRDIAAGLRGIAIDGTSGTVLLCDKNLVPHSPALLYNDACAQPQAEQLRSIAPAAHAGCSATSGLAKFLWLTQQPEVEHAAYFLHQADWLTALLSGKPGISDWHNALKTGYDVERLRWPDWVMTLPHIHLLPEVLAPGAVIGSIRPDIAAHFGVAPQCLIHAGTTDSTAAFIAAGVNGTGIGVTSLGTTLVLKQLSAKRIEAAKYGVYSHRYGDLWLVGGASNAGAGVLRQFFDDAEIAELSARIDPMHDSPLDYYPLTKPGERFPINDPRLAPRTAPRPADDTQFLHGMLQGLSRIETAGYARLAELGAPPLSRVITNGGGAKNEAWRKMRERLLGVPVSTAAHSEAAYGSALLCL; encoded by the coding sequence ATGCCCCTTTTCCTCGGCCTCGACTTCGGCACCTCCGGCGCGCGCGCCTGCGTCATTCGCGAGGACAGGTCCGTCGTCTGGGAACAGCGCATCGCCTACCCGGATGCGGACAACCAGACACCGCTGGACTGGCGCACTGCGCTGCATGGTCTGCTGGGCGCGCTGCCGCGGGACATCGCCGCAGGCTTGCGCGGCATCGCCATCGACGGGACTTCCGGAACGGTGCTGCTCTGCGACAAGAATCTCGTCCCGCATTCCCCCGCCCTGCTCTACAACGACGCCTGTGCGCAACCGCAGGCCGAGCAACTCAGAAGCATTGCACCCGCTGCACACGCCGGGTGCAGCGCGACATCCGGCCTCGCCAAGTTCCTGTGGTTGACGCAGCAGCCAGAGGTGGAACATGCGGCGTATTTCCTGCACCAGGCCGACTGGCTCACTGCACTGCTGAGCGGCAAGCCAGGTATCAGCGACTGGCACAACGCGCTGAAGACCGGTTACGACGTGGAGCGCCTGCGCTGGCCGGACTGGGTGATGACGCTGCCGCACATCCACCTGCTGCCGGAAGTGCTCGCGCCCGGGGCGGTCATCGGCTCCATCCGCCCCGACATCGCTGCTCATTTCGGCGTCGCGCCGCAATGCCTCATCCATGCGGGAACCACCGACAGCACCGCGGCCTTTATCGCGGCCGGCGTGAACGGGACCGGCATTGGCGTGACTTCGCTTGGCACCACGCTGGTGCTGAAGCAACTCTCGGCAAAACGCATCGAGGCGGCCAAGTACGGTGTGTACAGCCACCGCTACGGCGACCTGTGGCTGGTGGGCGGCGCCTCCAACGCCGGGGCGGGCGTGCTGCGGCAGTTCTTCGACGACGCCGAGATCGCCGAACTGAGCGCCCGGATCGACCCCATGCATGACAGCCCGCTGGACTATTACCCGCTGACGAAACCGGGCGAGCGTTTCCCCATCAACGACCCGCGACTCGCGCCGCGCACGGCACCGCGCCCCGCAGACGATACGCAATTCCTGCACGGGATGCTGCAGGGGTTAAGCCGCATTGAAACGGCGGGTTATGCAAGGCTAGCCGAACTGGGCGCGCCGCCGCTCAGTCGCGTGATCACTAACGGCGGCGGCGCGAAGAACGAAGCATGGAGGAAGATGCGAGAAAGGCTGCTGGGCGTGCCGGTCAGCACGGCGGCGCATTCGGAAGCGGCCTATGGCAGCGCCCTGCTCTGCCTCTAG
- the hslO gene encoding Hsp33 family molecular chaperone HslO yields the protein MKTQSDSLHRFLFEHAPIRGELVHLDASWRGVLERRDYPPLLRQMLGELCAAAVLLAATLKLDGSLVLQIQGRGAIKLLVVECSGDLKLRATAKWEGPLHGGLPELVGDGRFVITLDPKNGKQAYQGVVALEGESVAEILQNYMTRSEQLETRLWLAADDHAASGMLLQKLPEQAEEDADAWSRVAQLADTLRDDELLQLPALELLRRLYHEETVRLFEVQPVSFGCTCSRDSVAQMLRMLGEEEVETLLSERQTIEVHCEFCNHRYEFDKVDAAQLFAAAVPVAASETHH from the coding sequence ATGAAAACCCAATCCGATTCCCTACACCGTTTCCTGTTTGAACATGCGCCGATCCGTGGCGAGCTGGTGCATCTGGATGCCTCTTGGCGTGGCGTGCTGGAACGCCGCGACTATCCGCCGCTGCTGCGACAGATGTTGGGGGAATTGTGCGCGGCAGCCGTGTTGCTGGCGGCTACGCTCAAGCTGGATGGCTCGCTCGTGCTGCAGATACAGGGGCGCGGCGCGATCAAATTACTGGTGGTGGAATGTAGCGGAGACCTGAAGCTGCGTGCTACGGCGAAGTGGGAAGGCCCATTGCATGGCGGCTTGCCTGAGCTTGTCGGGGACGGGCGTTTCGTCATCACCCTCGACCCCAAGAATGGCAAGCAGGCGTACCAGGGCGTCGTGGCATTGGAAGGGGAAAGTGTCGCGGAAATATTGCAGAACTACATGACCCGTTCCGAACAATTGGAAACGCGGTTGTGGCTGGCGGCGGACGATCATGCGGCCTCAGGCATGTTGCTGCAGAAGCTGCCGGAACAGGCAGAGGAAGATGCCGATGCCTGGTCGCGCGTGGCCCAATTGGCCGACACACTGCGTGACGATGAGTTGCTGCAGTTGCCTGCGCTGGAGTTGCTGCGCAGGCTATACCACGAGGAGACTGTGCGGTTGTTCGAAGTGCAGCCGGTCTCTTTCGGCTGTACTTGTTCGCGCGACAGTGTCGCGCAGATGCTGCGGATGCTCGGGGAGGAAGAAGTCGAGACGCTCCTGTCCGAACGGCAGACCATAGAGGTGCATTGCGAATTCTGCAATCATCGCTACGAATTCGACAAGGTCGATGCGGCACAGCTGTTTGCCGCGGCCGTTCCCGTTGCGGCCAGCGAAACCCACCACTAG
- the queF gene encoding preQ(1) synthase, whose amino-acid sequence MTTQPNKTLETFPNPNPGRDYHIHMEIPEFTCLCPKTGQPDFATLILDYIADQQCVELKSLKLYMWSFREEGHFHEDVTNRILDDLVAATNPRFMRLTAKFYVRGGIFTNVVAEHRKAGWQPAPFVELSQFSTQSNTRG is encoded by the coding sequence ATGACCACACAACCGAACAAGACCCTCGAAACCTTCCCCAATCCCAACCCCGGCCGGGACTACCATATCCACATGGAGATCCCCGAATTCACCTGCCTGTGCCCCAAGACCGGCCAGCCGGACTTCGCCACGCTGATCCTCGACTACATCGCCGACCAGCAATGCGTCGAGCTGAAGAGCCTCAAGCTCTACATGTGGTCGTTCCGAGAGGAAGGCCATTTCCACGAGGACGTCACCAACCGCATCCTCGACGACCTGGTCGCCGCAACCAATCCGAGATTCATGCGCCTGACCGCCAAGTTCTACGTGCGCGGCGGCATCTTCACCAACGTGGTGGCCGAACACCGCAAGGCGGGCTGGCAGCCTGCCCCCTTCGTCGAACTCAGCCAGTTCAGCACGCAGTCGAACACCAGGGGATAG
- the smc gene encoding chromosome segregation protein SMC, with protein sequence MRLTQIKLAGFKSFVDPTHIPLPGQIVGVVGPNGCGKSNVIDALRWVLGESKASALRGETMQDVIFNGSSKRKPVSRASVELIFDNSLGKAAGQWSTYAEISIKRVLQRDGDSSYYINNQHVRRKDITDIFLGTGLGARAYAIIEQGMISRIIEAKPEELRIFLEEAAGVSKYRDRRRETELRLGDTRDNLLRVSDILQELDKQLVRLGEQAEVAKQYRALEAQRNTSQQLFWLVKKQEAESQRVRHVQSTEKTRNELEAETARLREIESRLEAVRAGHYQLSDAVHVKQGELYTANAEIARLEQQIRHVADQRQRLTQQIANTKRQIEQQQHQRQGVHALLDHWQRQQEGAVVQLAEAEQHAEAEGASLPQAEEAARAAQERYNTLQREQMQLQQQLQLADTQREHLQRTIQQMESRRSRLLMEKDNLPRPDTGALQEAQQQVAELEIERAEQVEKLAQLQEQLPLADNERRNQRGSLQQQERMLAQTEARLHALQQLQQRLDNDQKLNAWLQHHQLDKLPRLWQSIRIESGWEDALEAVLRERLNAIAMPGLADAAAWSDAPPAKLALFAPDDAAQVSGDVPAQLTPLLNYVECQDARVLPAVRDWLTHVYAVADAAEAYTQRAQLPKGGWFVTPQGHLVGAHSVLFHAPDSQLHGVLARQREIEKLEQELAEQTKGAEYSREQVAQAEQRHQSIEVQIPPLRSVGNELQQRLHGLQMQILKLNQANERSAERSAQIESEMQEVAEMMLGEQQQQQGANEQMAILREQIAEFREQVDEAQRQASAQDLALRDQRSRAQQAQHALQEARFFAKTCTEKIADLQHNTQQIAAALAQFELDLGQLHTDLEGSEDEIAKEQLQAALEGREGYEQALAEARNILENATVELHKLEQERLACEHKLNPLREKLSELTLKEQEARLHFEQWAEQLQGVDEQALLPLLESGNNKPGALQNELNRLNAGIEALGAVNLAALEELQAATERKTYLDAQAADLNEAMATLEDAIRRIDKESRDLLMDTYNQVNQHLSEMFPVLFAGGEARLVLTGEEILDSGVQVMAQPPGKKNSSIHLMSGGEKALTAIALVFSLFQLNPAPFCLLDEVDAPLDDTNTERLCALIQKMAQHTQFIFISHNKITMEMAKQLVGVTMQEKGVSKVVAVDIEEALRMRDEQVVA encoded by the coding sequence TTGCGTCTTACCCAGATCAAACTAGCCGGTTTTAAGTCCTTCGTCGATCCCACGCACATTCCGCTGCCGGGTCAGATCGTGGGCGTCGTCGGGCCGAACGGCTGCGGCAAGTCCAACGTGATCGACGCGCTGCGCTGGGTGCTGGGCGAATCCAAGGCCTCGGCGCTGCGCGGCGAGACCATGCAGGACGTTATCTTCAACGGTTCCAGCAAGCGCAAGCCGGTGTCGCGCGCCAGCGTCGAACTGATCTTCGACAACTCGCTGGGCAAGGCGGCCGGTCAGTGGTCCACCTACGCCGAGATCTCCATCAAGCGCGTGCTGCAGCGCGACGGAGATTCCAGCTACTACATCAACAACCAGCATGTCCGCCGCAAGGACATCACCGACATCTTCCTCGGCACCGGCCTCGGGGCGCGGGCCTACGCCATCATCGAGCAGGGCATGATCTCGCGCATCATCGAGGCCAAGCCCGAGGAACTGCGCATCTTCCTCGAAGAGGCCGCGGGTGTATCGAAATACCGCGACCGCCGCCGCGAGACCGAACTGAGGCTGGGCGATACGCGCGACAACCTGCTGCGCGTGTCCGACATCCTGCAGGAACTGGACAAGCAGCTGGTGCGCCTGGGCGAGCAGGCCGAGGTGGCTAAGCAATACCGCGCGCTGGAAGCGCAGCGCAACACCAGCCAGCAGCTGTTCTGGCTGGTGAAGAAGCAGGAAGCCGAGTCGCAGCGCGTCCGCCATGTGCAGTCCACCGAAAAGACCCGCAACGAGCTGGAAGCCGAGACCGCACGCCTGCGCGAGATCGAGAGCCGCCTGGAAGCCGTGCGCGCCGGGCATTACCAGCTTTCCGACGCGGTGCACGTCAAGCAGGGCGAGCTGTACACGGCGAATGCCGAGATCGCGCGGCTGGAGCAGCAGATCAGGCACGTCGCCGACCAGCGCCAGCGCCTGACGCAGCAGATCGCCAACACCAAGCGTCAGATCGAGCAGCAGCAACACCAGCGCCAGGGCGTGCATGCGCTGCTGGACCACTGGCAGCGCCAGCAGGAGGGGGCGGTCGTCCAGCTGGCGGAAGCCGAGCAGCATGCGGAAGCGGAAGGTGCCAGCCTGCCGCAGGCCGAAGAGGCCGCGCGCGCCGCACAGGAACGCTACAACACGCTGCAGCGCGAGCAGATGCAACTGCAACAGCAGCTGCAACTGGCTGACACACAGCGCGAGCACCTGCAGCGCACCATCCAGCAGATGGAATCGCGCCGTTCGCGCCTGTTGATGGAGAAGGACAACCTGCCGCGTCCCGATACCGGCGCGCTGCAGGAGGCGCAGCAGCAGGTCGCCGAACTGGAGATCGAGCGCGCGGAGCAGGTGGAGAAGCTGGCGCAACTGCAGGAGCAGTTGCCGCTGGCCGACAATGAGCGTCGCAACCAGCGCGGCTCGCTGCAGCAGCAGGAGCGCATGCTGGCGCAGACCGAGGCGCGCCTGCATGCCCTGCAGCAATTGCAGCAGCGGCTCGACAACGACCAGAAGCTCAACGCCTGGTTGCAGCACCACCAACTCGACAAGCTGCCACGCCTGTGGCAATCCATCCGCATCGAGAGCGGCTGGGAAGACGCGCTGGAAGCGGTGCTGCGCGAACGGCTGAACGCCATCGCCATGCCCGGGCTGGCCGATGCCGCCGCTTGGAGCGATGCGCCGCCCGCGAAGCTGGCGCTGTTCGCGCCTGACGATGCTGCGCAGGTTTCCGGTGACGTTCCCGCGCAACTCACCCCGTTGCTGAACTACGTTGAATGCCAGGATGCGCGTGTACTGCCCGCAGTGCGCGACTGGTTGACGCATGTGTACGCGGTTGCGGATGCGGCCGAGGCCTATACGCAACGCGCGCAGCTGCCCAAGGGCGGCTGGTTCGTCACGCCGCAGGGCCATCTGGTCGGCGCGCACAGCGTGCTGTTCCATGCGCCGGACAGTCAGCTGCACGGCGTGCTGGCGCGCCAGCGCGAGATCGAGAAGCTCGAACAGGAGCTGGCCGAGCAGACCAAGGGCGCGGAATACAGCCGCGAGCAGGTGGCACAGGCCGAGCAGCGTCACCAGTCCATCGAGGTACAGATTCCGCCGTTGCGCAGTGTGGGCAACGAGTTGCAGCAGCGTCTGCACGGTCTGCAGATGCAGATACTCAAGCTGAACCAGGCGAACGAGCGCAGCGCGGAACGCAGTGCGCAGATCGAGAGCGAGATGCAGGAAGTGGCCGAGATGATGCTTGGCGAACAGCAACAGCAGCAGGGCGCGAACGAACAGATGGCGATCCTGCGCGAGCAGATCGCCGAGTTCCGCGAGCAGGTCGACGAGGCGCAGCGCCAGGCGAGCGCGCAGGACCTCGCGCTGCGCGACCAGCGCAGCCGCGCGCAGCAGGCGCAGCATGCCCTGCAGGAGGCTCGCTTCTTCGCCAAGACCTGTACGGAGAAGATCGCCGACCTGCAGCACAACACCCAGCAGATCGCCGCGGCGCTGGCTCAGTTCGAGCTGGATCTGGGCCAGCTGCACACCGACCTGGAAGGCAGCGAGGACGAAATCGCCAAGGAGCAGCTGCAGGCCGCGCTCGAAGGGCGCGAGGGCTACGAACAGGCACTGGCCGAGGCGCGCAATATCCTGGAGAACGCCACGGTCGAACTGCACAAGCTGGAACAGGAACGCCTGGCCTGCGAGCACAAGCTCAATCCGCTGCGCGAGAAGCTCAGCGAACTGACGCTCAAGGAACAGGAGGCGCGGCTGCATTTCGAACAGTGGGCCGAGCAGCTGCAGGGCGTGGACGAACAGGCCTTGTTGCCGCTGCTGGAGTCCGGCAACAACAAGCCGGGCGCGCTGCAGAACGAACTCAATCGCCTGAATGCAGGGATCGAGGCGCTAGGCGCTGTGAACCTCGCCGCGCTCGAGGAGCTGCAGGCGGCGACCGAGCGCAAGACCTACCTCGATGCGCAGGCGGCCGACCTGAACGAGGCGATGGCCACGCTGGAGGATGCGATCCGCCGCATCGACAAGGAATCGCGCGACCTGCTGATGGATACCTACAACCAGGTCAACCAGCACCTTTCGGAGATGTTCCCGGTGCTGTTCGCGGGGGGAGAGGCGCGCCTGGTGCTGACCGGCGAGGAGATCCTCGACAGCGGCGTGCAGGTGATGGCGCAGCCGCCGGGCAAGAAGAACAGCTCGATCCACCTGATGTCGGGCGGCGAGAAGGCGCTCACCGCGATCGCCTTGGTGTTCTCGCTGTTCCAGCTCAATCCCGCGCCGTTCTGCCTGCTGGACGAGGTGGACGCGCCGCTGGACGACACCAACACCGAACGCCTGTGCGCGCTGATCCAGAAGATGGCTCAGCACACCCAGTTCATCTTCATCAGTCACAACAAGATCACCATGGAGATGGCCAAGCAGCTGGTCGGCGTGACCATGCAGGAGAAGGGCGTGTCCAAGGTCGTCGCCGTGGACATCGAGGAGGCGCTGCGCATGCGCGACGAACAGGTCGTCGCTTAG
- a CDS encoding DUF4124 domain-containing protein, whose amino-acid sequence MKRYLTILLLLSSTTAFAALSKWVDEKGEVHYSDAPPPANVKAKTLRPSATTPESTTAPANTTPASGATAASAPAGPKTIAEREAELKKAQQAKKEAADRAAKEQANKETEKANCAEAQQSLRTLQEGRRITEIDAQGEYSYLEDDQRQQRIAKAQESVKNWCK is encoded by the coding sequence ATGAAGAGATACCTGACGATCCTGTTGCTGCTCTCCAGCACGACCGCATTTGCCGCACTCAGCAAATGGGTGGATGAGAAAGGCGAGGTGCATTATTCTGATGCGCCGCCCCCCGCCAACGTCAAGGCGAAAACACTGCGCCCAAGTGCAACGACACCTGAAAGTACTACGGCGCCGGCGAACACAACTCCGGCAAGCGGCGCGACCGCAGCCAGTGCACCGGCCGGCCCCAAGACCATCGCGGAACGCGAAGCGGAATTGAAGAAGGCGCAACAGGCGAAGAAGGAAGCCGCCGACCGCGCCGCCAAGGAACAAGCCAACAAGGAAACCGAAAAAGCCAACTGCGCCGAAGCTCAGCAGAGCTTGCGCACCCTACAGGAAGGGAGGCGAATAACGGAAATTGATGCTCAGGGAGAATACTCTTACCTTGAAGACGACCAACGCCAGCAGCGCATCGCCAAGGCTCAGGAATCAGTCAAAAACTGGTGCAAGTAA
- a CDS encoding Smr/MutS family protein: MKRSLPPLQETDDDAALFRAAVGDVKPLPQQNCILPQAAPRKPFRHSTAVPDAIPDMLSDFAPEETADEYLGNGLSRMTLRKLRRGFWPVQDRLDLHGLNTDAARKLLQEFLHEAMQHEARCVLVVHGKGINSRGGEAVLRKLTRHWLTQHPRVLAWCDAPPQEGGSGAVLALLKTSG, translated from the coding sequence GTGAAGAGGTCTTTACCTCCGCTACAAGAAACCGACGACGATGCCGCACTGTTCCGCGCGGCAGTCGGCGACGTGAAGCCGCTGCCGCAACAGAACTGCATCCTTCCGCAAGCCGCGCCGCGCAAGCCGTTCCGGCACAGCACCGCCGTTCCCGACGCCATCCCCGACATGCTGTCCGACTTCGCTCCTGAAGAGACGGCGGACGAATACCTCGGCAACGGCCTGTCGCGCATGACCCTGCGCAAGCTGCGGCGCGGTTTCTGGCCGGTACAGGACAGGCTGGACCTGCACGGGCTGAACACGGACGCGGCGCGCAAGCTGTTGCAGGAATTCCTGCACGAGGCGATGCAGCACGAGGCGCGCTGTGTGCTGGTGGTACACGGCAAAGGGATTAACAGCCGTGGCGGCGAGGCGGTGCTGCGCAAGCTGACGCGCCACTGGCTGACGCAGCATCCGCGCGTACTGGCCTGGTGCGACGCGCCGCCGCAGGAAGGCGGCAGCGGCGCAGTGCTGGCGCTGCTGAAGACGTCCGGCTAG